In Companilactobacillus allii, one genomic interval encodes:
- a CDS encoding ABC transporter substrate-binding protein — MKTKYFKNFLALVGLALMMVIFAGCSSTSKTSAKSVTHITYWHVNAQTQGGSTVDKLVEEFNKTHKNIKVTAKYNPNMYQGLMQNLQSAQASGKVPDVVQVGWAYDNYFSSNFKYMTPTDAAKKFDGNDKFINNHFTTKTLSFAKDANKKLVGLPYSLSTPVLFVNNDLLKQYNIDVKSLDTWEGVQSAAKVIKDQGGKYGLYIQEPGDTWAQQALMLSNGAKIQKNGKAAFASSNGTGAYKLYQEMVTDKTALHTPWAQGMDSFVKGDVAMAFTTIAQASHIKKGASFNASAIIAPHFKNHKTVVPAGGSMLAITAQDSAQQKAAWEFEKFMFKASSSVTWSKGTGYLPPTKDALDSKEFKDYVSENPMLVPAVKTLDKAIPWTSFPKNGLQAEQAMVDARDKILSGSDVSSTLKAAQDKINAQQ; from the coding sequence TTGAAAACAAAATATTTTAAGAACTTTTTGGCTTTAGTTGGCTTAGCTTTGATGATGGTTATTTTTGCAGGCTGTTCATCAACTTCTAAAACCTCAGCAAAATCAGTTACACATATTACATACTGGCACGTTAATGCTCAAACACAGGGTGGTAGTACAGTTGATAAATTGGTCGAAGAATTTAATAAGACCCATAAGAATATCAAAGTTACTGCTAAATACAACCCCAATATGTATCAGGGATTGATGCAAAATCTTCAATCTGCCCAAGCTTCAGGAAAGGTCCCAGATGTTGTTCAAGTAGGTTGGGCCTATGATAATTACTTTTCTAGCAATTTCAAATACATGACACCAACTGATGCTGCTAAGAAATTCGATGGAAACGATAAGTTTATTAATAATCATTTCACAACTAAAACTTTATCATTTGCTAAAGATGCTAATAAAAAATTAGTAGGATTGCCATATTCATTAAGTACACCAGTGTTATTTGTTAATAATGATCTATTGAAGCAATACAACATTGATGTTAAATCTTTAGATACATGGGAAGGAGTACAATCTGCTGCCAAAGTTATTAAAGATCAAGGTGGTAAGTACGGATTGTACATTCAAGAACCCGGTGATACATGGGCACAACAAGCACTTATGTTAAGTAATGGAGCTAAAATTCAAAAGAATGGTAAAGCTGCGTTCGCTAGTTCAAATGGAACAGGTGCCTACAAACTTTATCAAGAAATGGTGACAGACAAAACTGCACTTCATACACCATGGGCTCAAGGTATGGATTCATTTGTTAAGGGTGATGTAGCAATGGCCTTTACAACAATTGCTCAAGCATCTCATATCAAAAAAGGAGCTAGCTTCAATGCTAGTGCTATCATTGCTCCACACTTTAAGAATCACAAGACTGTTGTTCCTGCTGGAGGATCAATGTTGGCTATTACGGCTCAAGATTCCGCTCAACAAAAAGCTGCATGGGAATTTGAGAAGTTTATGTTCAAAGCAAGTTCATCAGTAACTTGGAGTAAAGGTACAGGATACTTACCACCAACTAAAGATGCACTAGATTCAAAAGAATTCAAAGATTATGTTAGTGAAAATCCAATGCTAGTACCAGCTGTTAAGACACTAGATAAGGCAATTCCATGGACTTCATTCCCAAAAAATGGTTTGCAAGCAGAACAGGCAATGGTTGATGCCCGCGACAAGATTTTATCTGGTAGTGATGTTTCATCTACATTGAAAGCAGCACAGGATAAGATCAATGCACAACAATAA